The genomic stretch TGCTGAGAAAGTTTCTGCACAGGAGAACAAAATCGCAAAAGATAAAAAATTAAATGTAATTCTAAATGGTATTGATATTGAAAATTGTGAAAAACAATTAGCAAATTCAGTTACAAGAGAAAGTCTTGGTATCAAGGAGGATGCATTTGTAATCGGTCAGGTAGGAAGATTGTCACTTCAAAAGTCACCTGATATTTTTATTCAATCAGCAGTAAAGGTTAAAGAAAAGATAAAAAATGCCCATTTTGTTCTTGTTGGCGATGGTGATATGAAAGAAGAAGTGCTTTCATATGCAAGAGAAAAGGGCATAGAAAATTCCCTAACTATTACCGGTTGGGTAGATAATCCGTTAAGTTATGTTGGACTTTTTGATATAGCTACTTTGCTTTCAAGATGGGAAGGTTTTGGCCTTGTATTGCCGGAATATATGCTTGCGAAAAAGCCTATTGTTGCTTGTGGTGTAGATGCTATACCTACAGTTATTGATAATAACAAAACAGGTGTGCTGGTAAAACCTGAGTCACCAAAAGAAACTGCTGATGCTATTTATAAGATTTATAGTGATAACGAATTTAGAAATCAATTA from Ruminococcus bovis encodes the following:
- a CDS encoding glycosyltransferase family 4 protein, with amino-acid sequence MHKKTKVLHIAQAAGGVDRYLQSLLKYFDREKFENVLVCSNDFEEKDYKNIVDKFIVVKMQREISAKADFSAIKSVRKIIKNEKPDIVYVHSSKAGAIGRIADFGIKNKVVYNPHGWAFNMDCGSKKKLMYRMIEKFLSPLTTDFVCISDAEKVSAQENKIAKDKKLNVILNGIDIENCEKQLANSVTRESLGIKEDAFVIGQVGRLSLQKSPDIFIQSAVKVKEKIKNAHFVLVGDGDMKEEVLSYAREKGIENSLTITGWVDNPLSYVGLFDIATLLSRWEGFGLVLPEYMLAKKPIVACGVDAIPTVIDNNKTGVLVKPESPKETADAIYKIYSDNEFRNQLIENSTKAVYEKFDAKRVSLETEKLFLNDEESINE